A portion of the Streptomyces sp. YPW6 genome contains these proteins:
- a CDS encoding class I SAM-dependent methyltransferase: MTKPVQARSFDAIAAAYDAHRPSYPPALFDAVEELAGVELAGARVADVGAGTGLGTARLYERGARVTAVEPGDGMAEQFARSLPDVPVVRGDGNSLPLRTGSMDLITYAQSWHWTDPARSVPEARRVLRPGGALALWWNDGDPSVEWLVDQENRMRVFFGAEVPAVPNRRGRFRAALPDGLGFRTRQVAWSRRVPLDAHIANMATHSDFLIGDPAAVRDFFDRERALLADLFPDGQVEEAYLVSLATAHP, from the coding sequence ATGACGAAACCCGTGCAGGCCCGGTCCTTCGACGCCATCGCCGCCGCCTACGACGCCCACCGCCCCTCCTACCCGCCCGCCCTGTTCGACGCCGTCGAGGAGCTGGCCGGGGTGGAGCTCGCCGGAGCCCGGGTCGCGGACGTCGGAGCGGGCACCGGACTCGGCACGGCCCGGCTGTACGAGCGCGGGGCCCGGGTCACCGCGGTGGAACCGGGCGACGGCATGGCCGAGCAGTTCGCCCGCAGCCTGCCGGATGTGCCCGTGGTCCGGGGTGACGGGAACAGCCTGCCCCTGCGGACCGGTTCGATGGACCTGATCACGTACGCCCAGTCCTGGCACTGGACCGACCCCGCCCGCTCGGTCCCCGAGGCCCGGCGGGTGCTGAGGCCCGGCGGGGCGCTCGCCCTGTGGTGGAACGACGGCGACCCGTCCGTGGAGTGGCTGGTCGACCAGGAGAACCGGATGCGGGTCTTCTTCGGGGCGGAGGTCCCGGCCGTCCCGAACCGCCGGGGCCGCTTCCGGGCCGCACTGCCCGACGGGCTCGGCTTCCGCACCCGGCAGGTGGCGTGGAGCCGCCGCGTACCGCTGGACGCGCATATCGCCAACATGGCCACCCACTCCGACTTCCTGATCGGCGACCCGGCGGCGGTCCGCGACTTCTTCGACCGCGAACGAGCCCTGCTGGCCGACCTGTTCCCGGACGGCCAGGTCGAGGAGGCGTATCTCGTGAGTCTTGCCACAGCCCACCCGTAG
- a CDS encoding sensor histidine kinase, with amino-acid sequence MKVFSGRLGPSALAAGRGLFLSVAGLAVSITLFVLAVLSISFILLGVGVFTTPVVLAAVRKHANQRRLWAMTWSDVRIPVPYRPFPKDLRPGVTGQVERTTLMLKDPATWRDLQWLLMDMTAGTVLAVLAAGLMIYPVEGLVLAAGLWRVFQDDPYWYGFVPVDSQATGIAALALGVVLFHLGKRASRPLLRAHFLLARTVLAPVRGEELAQRVERLTETRHEAVDTAAAELRRIERDLHDGAQARLVAMGMNLGTIEALIEKDPAQAKRLLATARESSAEALTELRDLVRGIHPPVLAERGLGDAVRALALRLPVASEVTVELPGRAEAPVESAAYFAVSEALTNTVKHAEAERVYVDLHHAEGMLRISVTDDGRGGAAVGPGSGLSGVERRLGTFDGVLAVSSPPGGPTLVTMEIPCALS; translated from the coding sequence ATGAAGGTGTTCTCGGGGCGGCTGGGGCCGTCGGCACTGGCGGCGGGGCGGGGGCTGTTCCTGTCCGTGGCCGGTCTCGCGGTGTCCATCACCCTGTTCGTGCTCGCGGTGCTCTCGATCTCGTTCATCCTGCTGGGCGTCGGCGTGTTCACCACCCCGGTGGTGCTGGCGGCGGTGCGCAAGCACGCCAACCAGCGGCGGCTGTGGGCGATGACCTGGTCGGACGTGCGGATTCCGGTCCCGTACCGGCCCTTCCCGAAGGACCTGCGGCCGGGTGTCACCGGCCAGGTGGAGCGCACCACGCTGATGCTGAAGGATCCGGCGACCTGGCGGGATCTGCAGTGGCTGCTGATGGACATGACGGCCGGGACGGTGTTGGCGGTCCTGGCGGCGGGCCTGATGATCTACCCGGTGGAGGGGCTCGTCCTGGCGGCGGGGCTGTGGCGGGTGTTCCAGGACGATCCGTACTGGTACGGATTCGTGCCGGTGGACAGCCAGGCGACGGGCATCGCGGCCCTGGCGCTGGGGGTGGTGCTCTTCCACCTGGGGAAGCGGGCCTCACGACCGCTGCTGCGGGCGCACTTCCTGCTGGCCCGTACGGTCCTGGCCCCGGTCCGGGGCGAGGAGCTGGCGCAGCGCGTCGAGCGGCTGACCGAGACCCGGCACGAGGCCGTGGACACCGCCGCCGCCGAACTGCGCCGTATCGAGAGGGACCTGCACGACGGGGCGCAGGCCCGGCTGGTCGCGATGGGCATGAACCTGGGCACGATCGAGGCGCTGATCGAGAAGGACCCGGCCCAGGCGAAGAGACTGCTGGCGACGGCCCGGGAGTCGTCGGCGGAGGCACTCACCGAACTGCGCGACCTGGTCCGGGGCATCCATCCGCCGGTCCTCGCGGAGCGGGGGCTCGGCGACGCGGTCCGGGCGCTGGCGCTGCGGTTGCCGGTCGCCTCCGAGGTGACGGTGGAGCTCCCGGGCCGGGCGGAGGCCCCGGTGGAGTCGGCGGCGTACTTCGCGGTCAGCGAGGCCCTGACGAACACGGTGAAGCACGCGGAGGCGGAGCGGGTGTACGTGGATCTGCACCATGCGGAGGGGATGCTGCGGATCTCCGTGACGGACGACGGCCGGGGCGGTGCGGCGGTGGGACCGGGCTCGGGTCTGAGCGGAGTCGAGCGGCGACTGGGTACATTCGACGGCGTCCTGGCCGTCAGCAGTCCCCCGGGCGGTCCCACCCTGGTGACCATGGAGATCCCTTGCGCGTTGTCCTAG
- a CDS encoding response regulator transcription factor: MRVVLAEDLFLLRDGLVRMLEAYDFEIAAAVETGPELSKALAELEPDVAVVDVRLPPSHTDEGLQCALAARRARPGLPVLVLSQHVEQLYARELLADGNGGVGYLLKDRVFDADQFIDAVRRVAAGGTAMDPQVISQLLSRRSQDRPIGGLTPREREVMELVAQGRSNAAIAAQLVITERAVAKHTSNIFGKLDLPPSDDDNRRVLAVLAYLDRG; this comes from the coding sequence TTGCGCGTTGTCCTAGCCGAAGATCTCTTCCTGCTGCGCGACGGCCTGGTGCGCATGCTGGAGGCGTACGACTTCGAGATCGCCGCGGCTGTGGAGACCGGGCCCGAACTGAGCAAGGCTCTGGCGGAGTTGGAACCGGACGTCGCCGTCGTCGACGTCCGGCTGCCGCCGTCGCACACGGACGAGGGGCTCCAGTGCGCGCTGGCCGCCCGCCGGGCCCGGCCGGGGCTTCCGGTGCTGGTGCTCTCGCAGCACGTGGAGCAGCTGTACGCACGGGAGTTGCTGGCGGACGGCAACGGCGGGGTGGGCTATCTGCTGAAGGACCGGGTCTTCGACGCGGACCAGTTCATCGACGCGGTACGGCGGGTGGCGGCGGGCGGTACGGCGATGGATCCGCAGGTCATCTCCCAGCTGCTGTCGCGCCGTTCGCAGGACCGGCCGATCGGCGGCCTCACGCCGCGCGAGCGGGAGGTGATGGAGCTGGTGGCACAGGGCAGGTCGAACGCGGCCATCGCCGCGCAGCTGGTCATCACGGAACGGGCGGTCGCCAAGCACACGTCGAACATCTTCGGGAAGCTGGACCTGCCCCCGTCGGACGACGACAACCGCCGGGTGCTGGCGGTGCTCGCGTATCTGGACCGCGGCTGA
- a CDS encoding MarR family winged helix-turn-helix transcriptional regulator yields MVDEKKVNQVVEHRNGFELPLLLFAGFRSVIDALHRDLAEHGHPEARPAYGFALQAVGRDGAAISEIGRRLGVSKQAAGKTVEKLEALGYVERAADPADGRRTLIRLTPYGVDLLVRSAEGFDRLRADWARTLGEDRLDALEQDLRTMAPGGAFRLDAAGWFTG; encoded by the coding sequence ATGGTTGACGAAAAAAAGGTAAACCAGGTTGTCGAACACCGCAACGGCTTCGAGCTGCCGCTGCTGCTCTTCGCCGGCTTCCGCTCGGTCATCGACGCCCTGCACCGGGACCTCGCCGAGCACGGACACCCCGAGGCCCGGCCCGCGTACGGCTTCGCCCTCCAGGCGGTGGGGCGCGACGGCGCGGCCATCAGTGAGATCGGGCGGCGCCTCGGGGTCTCGAAGCAGGCGGCCGGGAAGACCGTCGAGAAGCTGGAGGCCCTCGGTTACGTGGAGCGCGCCGCGGACCCCGCCGACGGCCGGCGCACCCTGATCCGCCTCACCCCGTACGGCGTCGACCTGCTGGTCCGGTCCGCCGAGGGCTTCGACCGGCTGCGGGCGGACTGGGCCCGGACGCTGGGCGAGGACCGGCTGGACGCCCTGGAGCAGGACCTCCGCACGATGGCCCCGGGCGGCGCGTTCCGGCTGGACGCGGCGGGCTGGTTCACGGGCTGA
- a CDS encoding metal-dependent hydrolase, translated as MSNTQPAAVASERTPLKARRVSFAWEKTPLHWVPGDPFTTHTINVLHLLLPAGERWFIHVYRQILPYIHDDQLREDVIGFIGQEAVHSQAHDDVLPHLRELGLDPTPYTAQVDWFFEKLLGDRTLPPGRASKWWLMERVATIAAIEHYTAFLGDWILNAEALDRRGADPTMLDLLRWHGAEEVEHRSVAFDVFMHVDGGYRRRVRTWAAAFSALVFLWQRGTRFFMENDPTLLDGKASFTAFHASGKQGTLPSTGAILRSVPSYLSRSYHPSHEGSTAQAVEYLTRSPAALAAEAATAKGA; from the coding sequence ATGTCTAACACGCAGCCAGCGGCGGTCGCGTCGGAGCGGACGCCCCTCAAGGCCCGCAGGGTGTCCTTCGCCTGGGAGAAGACCCCCCTGCACTGGGTGCCGGGCGACCCGTTCACCACGCACACCATCAACGTGCTCCATCTCCTGCTCCCCGCCGGGGAACGCTGGTTCATCCACGTCTACCGGCAGATCCTCCCGTACATCCACGACGACCAGCTCCGCGAGGACGTCATCGGGTTCATCGGGCAGGAGGCCGTGCACTCGCAGGCGCACGACGATGTGCTGCCGCACCTGCGGGAGCTGGGCCTCGATCCGACCCCGTACACCGCACAGGTCGACTGGTTCTTCGAGAAGCTGCTCGGGGACCGGACGCTGCCGCCGGGGCGGGCGTCGAAGTGGTGGCTGATGGAGCGGGTGGCGACGATCGCGGCGATCGAGCACTACACCGCCTTCCTCGGCGACTGGATCCTCAACGCCGAGGCCCTGGACCGCCGGGGCGCGGATCCGACGATGCTGGACCTGCTGCGCTGGCACGGGGCGGAGGAGGTGGAGCACCGGTCGGTGGCCTTCGACGTCTTCATGCATGTGGACGGCGGCTACCGGCGGCGTGTGCGCACCTGGGCGGCGGCGTTCTCCGCGCTGGTGTTCCTCTGGCAGCGCGGCACCCGGTTCTTCATGGAGAACGACCCCACGCTGCTGGACGGCAAGGCCTCCTTCACGGCGTTCCACGCGAGCGGGAAGCAGGGCACGCTGCCGAGCACGGGCGCGATCCTGCGTTCCGTCCCCAGCTACCTCAGCCGGTCCTACCACCCCTCGCACGAGGGCAGTACGGCCCAGGCAGTGGAGTATCTGACCCGCTCCCCCGCCGCCCTCGCCGCCGAGGCCGCCACGGCGAAGGGGGCCTGA
- a CDS encoding winged helix-turn-helix domain-containing protein: MANTRTFSAASAATAASPAPAAARPTARSVPARSLPSPTPPHPNRHRLRAVDRDDVAAPADVAHLLPPGATLLPAPPHTLPSLPGRPPMIGYLVLVPADQASAPAGAAAGAPPGTGSGTPAPAGAGAERGAAGPVRIDADRRTASVDGVALDLTYLEFELLAHLVAHPHRVHTRDQLVTTVWGYGHVGDGRTVDVHVARLRRKLGAEHRRSIQTVRRVGYKYAP; this comes from the coding sequence ATGGCGAACACCCGTACCTTCTCCGCCGCATCCGCCGCCACCGCGGCGTCCCCGGCGCCCGCTGCGGCCCGTCCCACCGCCCGCTCCGTCCCCGCCCGTTCCCTGCCCTCCCCCACTCCCCCTCACCCGAACCGGCACCGGCTGCGCGCGGTCGACCGCGACGATGTCGCGGCCCCGGCCGACGTGGCACACCTCCTCCCGCCCGGGGCCACCCTGCTGCCCGCCCCGCCGCACACTCTGCCCTCGCTGCCCGGCCGGCCGCCGATGATCGGTTATCTGGTGCTCGTGCCGGCCGACCAGGCGTCCGCGCCGGCGGGGGCCGCCGCCGGGGCCCCGCCCGGCACGGGCTCCGGCACCCCTGCTCCCGCCGGTGCCGGTGCCGAGAGGGGGGCGGCGGGTCCGGTCCGGATCGACGCCGACCGGCGTACGGCCTCCGTCGACGGCGTCGCCCTCGATCTCACGTATCTGGAGTTCGAGTTGCTGGCCCATCTGGTCGCGCATCCGCACCGGGTCCACACCCGCGACCAGTTGGTGACGACGGTGTGGGGCTACGGCCATGTGGGCGACGGGCGCACCGTGGACGTCCATGTCGCCCGGCTGCGCCGCAAGTTGGGCGCGGAGCACCGGCGTTCCATCCAGACGGTCCGCCGGGTCGGCTACAAGTACGCGCCCTGA
- a CDS encoding carboxymuconolactone decarboxylase family protein: MPFADLTPETAPPASRRAMEAVTERLGYRPAAVARLAASPHALDGFLKISAIFEACTLDALSREIVVMTMATRNDCHVCVAMHTAKLTALHADPALIAALRHGTEAPLPDEHLDAVRRFALAVLASAGAVDDADLRDFLSYGYTGQNALEVVLGIGAYTLSTLANRLTGAPVDEQLAAFAA, encoded by the coding sequence ATGCCCTTTGCCGATCTCACCCCTGAAACCGCCCCACCCGCATCACGGCGCGCCATGGAGGCCGTGACGGAGCGTCTCGGCTACCGGCCCGCCGCCGTCGCCCGGCTCGCCGCCTCGCCCCACGCCCTCGACGGCTTCCTGAAGATCAGCGCGATCTTCGAGGCCTGCACGCTGGACGCACTCTCCCGCGAGATCGTCGTCATGACGATGGCCACCCGCAACGACTGCCACGTCTGCGTGGCGATGCACACCGCGAAACTGACCGCCCTGCACGCCGACCCGGCACTGATCGCCGCCCTGCGGCACGGCACGGAGGCCCCGCTGCCGGATGAACATCTGGACGCCGTACGCCGTTTCGCCCTGGCGGTGCTCGCCTCGGCGGGTGCGGTCGACGACGCGGACCTGCGGGACTTCCTCTCGTACGGCTACACCGGGCAGAACGCCCTCGAAGTGGTGCTGGGCATCGGCGCGTACACCCTGTCAACCCTGGCCAACCGGCTCACAGGAGCCCCGGTGGACGAGCAACTAGCCGCATTTGCAGCCTAG
- a CDS encoding PDR/VanB family oxidoreductase, translating to MALPRLRTVVLVSGAALLTRRALKRRIARSPLWPLPALPEPVSGHSKRRATAVRRLLVTGRTEVAEGVVQLRLEGPGLPPWSPGAHLDLVLPSGLVRQYSLCGDPEDSGAYTVATRLVADGRGGSREVHEQLQEGLEVEVRGPRNRFPLTEAPAYVFVVGGIGITPVLPMLRVLAASGAEWRLLYGGRSRASMPFLEEVEKLGADGDRVTVVAQDEAGHPDVAGALAGLPPGTAVYCCGPEPLMAAATAALPEGCTLHLERFSAATGGTGGSGEGSEAFEVELRRSGRTVPVAAGQSVLAAVRAELPHVAYSCEQGFCGTCQQRVLEGEIDHRDELLTDDERGDSMLICVSRCRGGRLVLDL from the coding sequence ATGGCGCTGCCCCGTCTCCGTACCGTCGTGCTGGTCTCCGGTGCGGCCCTGCTCACCCGGCGCGCCCTGAAACGCCGGATCGCCCGGTCCCCGCTCTGGCCGCTGCCCGCCCTGCCCGAGCCGGTCTCGGGCCACTCGAAGCGTCGCGCGACGGCGGTCCGCAGGCTGCTGGTCACCGGGCGGACCGAGGTCGCCGAAGGGGTCGTCCAGCTCCGGCTGGAGGGGCCCGGCCTGCCGCCCTGGTCACCCGGCGCCCATCTGGACCTGGTGCTGCCGTCCGGGCTGGTGCGGCAGTACTCGCTGTGCGGCGACCCGGAGGACTCCGGCGCGTACACGGTGGCGACCCGGCTGGTGGCGGACGGCCGGGGCGGTTCGCGGGAGGTGCACGAACAGCTCCAGGAGGGCCTGGAGGTGGAGGTGCGCGGGCCGCGCAACCGCTTCCCGCTGACCGAGGCTCCGGCCTACGTCTTCGTCGTCGGCGGCATCGGCATCACTCCGGTACTGCCGATGCTCCGGGTCCTGGCCGCGTCGGGGGCCGAGTGGCGGCTGCTGTACGGGGGCCGGTCGCGGGCGTCGATGCCGTTCCTGGAAGAGGTCGAGAAGCTGGGCGCGGACGGGGACCGGGTCACGGTCGTCGCCCAGGACGAGGCGGGTCACCCGGACGTGGCCGGGGCGCTGGCCGGCCTCCCCCCGGGGACGGCGGTCTACTGCTGCGGCCCCGAGCCCCTGATGGCCGCCGCCACCGCCGCGCTGCCGGAAGGCTGCACGCTGCACCTGGAGCGGTTCTCGGCGGCGACGGGCGGTACGGGGGGCTCCGGCGAAGGCTCCGAGGCGTTCGAGGTGGAGCTGCGCCGCAGCGGGCGCACGGTGCCGGTCGCGGCCGGGCAGTCGGTGCTGGCCGCCGTCCGCGCGGAGCTGCCCCACGTGGCGTACTCCTGCGAGCAGGGGTTCTGCGGGACCTGCCAACAGCGTGTGCTGGAGGGCGAGATCGACCACCGGGACGAGCTGCTGACCGATGACGAGCGGGGCGACTCGATGCTGATCTGCGTCTCGCGGTGCCGGGGCGGGCGTCTCGTCCTGGACCTCTAG
- a CDS encoding TetR/AcrR family transcriptional regulator encodes MTTGVRRRMGVDERRQQLIGVALDLFSRRSPEDVSIDEIAAAAGISRPLVYHYFPGKQSLYEAALRRAADELAARFLEPLEGPLGARLLRVMGRFFDFVDEHGPGFSALMRGGPAAGSSQANAMIDGVRQAAYEQIITHLGVSGPPARLELVVRSWVSLAESTALIWLDGRRIPREELELQLVHDFAALAAVSAAYNREMAGIVLRVLSQEPADGPFGDLLARLSAFAPDVPAVPAQRLPNP; translated from the coding sequence ATGACGACCGGGGTGCGGCGCAGGATGGGCGTCGACGAGCGCAGACAGCAACTGATCGGCGTCGCGCTGGACTTGTTCAGCCGCCGCTCGCCCGAGGATGTGTCGATCGACGAGATCGCCGCCGCGGCGGGGATCTCGCGTCCGCTGGTGTACCACTACTTCCCCGGGAAGCAGAGCCTGTACGAGGCGGCACTGCGGCGGGCCGCCGACGAGCTGGCGGCGCGTTTCCTGGAGCCGCTCGAAGGGCCCCTGGGGGCACGGCTGTTGCGGGTGATGGGGCGGTTCTTCGACTTCGTCGACGAGCACGGCCCCGGTTTCTCGGCGCTGATGCGCGGCGGGCCCGCGGCCGGCTCCTCGCAGGCGAACGCCATGATCGACGGGGTGCGGCAGGCCGCGTACGAGCAGATCATCACGCACCTCGGGGTGAGCGGGCCGCCCGCCCGGCTGGAGCTGGTGGTCCGCTCCTGGGTGTCGCTCGCCGAGTCGACGGCGTTGATCTGGCTGGACGGGCGGCGCATTCCGCGCGAGGAGCTGGAGTTGCAGCTGGTGCACGACTTCGCCGCGCTGGCCGCCGTCAGCGCGGCGTACAACCGGGAGATGGCGGGCATCGTGCTGCGGGTGCTGTCCCAGGAGCCGGCGGACGGCCCGTTCGGGGACCTGCTGGCCCGGCTCTCGGCGTTCGCCCCGGACGTGCCCGCGGTACCGGCCCAGCGGCTGCCGAACCCGTAG
- a CDS encoding DUF1996 domain-containing protein, producing MRRTSRKKRSTLANRAIAASAALILGGGGLVAVNVYASAGEGPSGSSPPTRTQNAGRQLSTIDCPEAVDGLPEVPDEARREVDRELAAMDTQITEAYRQFADRKEEMARDPGLAENALLGPLRSKRAASLDRIGIAIGRVGERPAGLESLAGCSLRSDDSRGAGGDGPGDGNGGRGGGQDDGRSDGDNGRDQGQDPGRGEGPGQDEGQGGNGPVAADFVDIRSVQPNVDRPRKRRGASRGTFTTDCGRNENGKFNPDNVIVAPGVSNGAHHMHDYIGNQANDAFASDDDLANGATTCRNQGDRSTYYWPVLRLQNGQNEDDVDADGGGRDQNVGEIQTPSQVTLKFVGSPVGRVTAMPRFLRIITGDAKAFTNGDANANASWSCTGFEDRQVKDKYPICPEGSQVVRTFAFQSCWDGQNTDSANHRTHVAFARDDGRCPRGFRAVPQLVQRIVYDVPPGPGFAVDSFPEQLHKPVTDHGDFINVFDDRLMKKMVRCINDGRRCR from the coding sequence ATGCGACGCACATCGCGCAAGAAACGTTCCACGCTGGCCAACCGGGCCATCGCCGCCTCCGCAGCCCTGATCCTGGGGGGAGGCGGGCTGGTCGCGGTCAATGTCTACGCCTCCGCGGGAGAAGGACCGTCCGGTTCTTCTCCGCCCACCCGCACGCAGAACGCGGGCCGCCAGCTGTCCACCATCGACTGTCCCGAAGCCGTCGACGGACTGCCCGAGGTGCCGGACGAGGCGCGCCGGGAGGTCGACCGCGAACTCGCGGCGATGGACACCCAGATCACCGAGGCCTACCGGCAGTTCGCGGACCGGAAGGAGGAGATGGCCCGGGATCCCGGGCTGGCGGAGAACGCCCTGCTCGGCCCGTTGCGCAGCAAGCGGGCGGCGAGCCTCGACCGCATCGGCATCGCGATCGGGCGCGTGGGCGAGCGGCCTGCGGGGCTGGAGAGCCTCGCCGGGTGCAGCCTGCGCTCCGACGACAGCCGCGGCGCAGGCGGCGACGGCCCCGGTGACGGGAACGGTGGTCGCGGCGGCGGTCAGGACGACGGCCGCAGCGACGGTGACAACGGCCGGGACCAGGGCCAGGATCCCGGCCGGGGCGAAGGCCCCGGACAGGACGAGGGCCAGGGCGGCAACGGGCCCGTGGCCGCCGATTTCGTCGACATCCGGTCCGTCCAGCCCAACGTGGACCGGCCCCGCAAGCGCCGCGGGGCGTCCCGGGGGACCTTCACCACCGACTGCGGCCGCAATGAGAACGGGAAGTTCAACCCGGACAACGTCATCGTCGCGCCCGGCGTGAGCAACGGCGCGCACCATATGCACGATTACATCGGCAACCAGGCCAACGACGCCTTCGCGAGCGACGACGATCTGGCGAACGGCGCGACCACCTGCCGTAACCAGGGCGACCGGTCGACCTACTACTGGCCGGTCCTGCGTCTGCAGAACGGGCAGAACGAGGACGACGTGGACGCGGACGGCGGCGGCCGGGACCAGAACGTCGGCGAGATCCAGACCCCGTCCCAGGTGACGCTGAAGTTCGTCGGCTCGCCTGTCGGCAGAGTCACCGCGATGCCGCGCTTCCTGCGGATCATCACCGGGGACGCGAAGGCGTTCACCAACGGCGACGCCAATGCCAACGCCTCGTGGAGCTGCACCGGATTCGAGGACCGCCAGGTGAAGGACAAGTATCCGATCTGCCCCGAGGGCAGTCAGGTCGTGCGGACGTTCGCCTTCCAGAGCTGCTGGGACGGGCAGAACACCGACAGCGCCAACCACCGCACCCATGTGGCGTTCGCGCGGGACGACGGGCGGTGCCCGCGAGGATTCCGGGCGGTGCCGCAGTTGGTGCAGCGCATCGTCTACGACGTTCCGCCGGGGCCCGGCTTCGCCGTGGACTCCTTCCCCGAGCAGTTGCACAAGCCGGTCACCGATCACGGTGACTTCATCAACGTCTTCGACGACCGGCTGATGAAGAAGATGGTGCGGTGCATCAACGACGGCCGCCGCTGCCGCTGA